Below is a genomic region from Candidatus Methylomirabilota bacterium.
GCTGGTCATCTTCGGCGGGGCCGGAGATCTGAGCGCCCGCAAGCTGCTCCCCGCTCTCTACAATCTGTCGCTGGACGGCGTGCTGCCGACCAACTTCGCCGTGGTGGGCTTCGCGCGCAACGAGCTGGACGACGCGACCTTTCGCGCGTTCGCCCGCGACGGCATCGCGCGCTTCTCGCGCCGTCCCCTCGACGAGGCGCATTGGGAGGAGTATTCGCGCTCCCTCTTCTACGTGACGGGCTCGTTCACGGACGCCCAGGCGTATGTCGAGCTCAAGCGGCGCCTGGAGAAGATCGAGAGCGAGTTCGGGATCCCCGGCAACCGGGTGTTCTACCTGTCGATCCCGCCCAGCCTCATCGCCACCTGCGTCGAGCAGCTCAACGCCAACGGGTTCGTCGCCGAGCCGGGCGAGGGGGCCATCTCGCGCGTCATCGCCGAGAAGCCGATCGGGCGCGATCTGGCCACCGCCCGCGCCATCAACGCGACGCTGGCCCACACCTTCGACGAGTCCCAGACCTTCCGGATCGACCACTACCTCGGCAAGGAGACGGTGCAGAACATCCTGGTCTTGCGATTCGCCAATTCGGTGCTGGAGCCGCTGTGGAACGCGAAGTACGTCGACCACGTCCAGCTCACCGTCGCCGAGGAGGAAGGGGTCGGCCTCCGCGCCGGCTATTACGAGGAGGCGGGGGCGCTGCGGGACATAGTCCAGAACCACATCCTGCAAGTCCTGGCCATGATCGCCATGGAGCCCCCCTGGTCGCTCGACTCCGAAAACGTCCGTGACGCCAAGCTCGACGTGCTGCGCTGCCTGCGCCCGCTGACGGCGGGGGACGTCGACAAGCAGGTGGTGCGAGCGCAGTACGGCCCCGGCTACCATCACGGCGAAGAGGTGCCCGGCTACCGCCGCGAAGAGGGCGTCCGGCGCGATTCGACGACCGAGACCTACGTCGCCCTGAAGGTGTTCATCGACAACTGGCGCTGG
It encodes:
- the zwf gene encoding glucose-6-phosphate dehydrogenase is translated as MQNLLTAGLAQSLIPQPCTLVIFGGAGDLSARKLLPALYNLSLDGVLPTNFAVVGFARNELDDATFRAFARDGIARFSRRPLDEAHWEEYSRSLFYVTGSFTDAQAYVELKRRLEKIESEFGIPGNRVFYLSIPPSLIATCVEQLNANGFVAEPGEGAISRVIAEKPIGRDLATARAINATLAHTFDESQTFRIDHYLGKETVQNILVLRFANSVLEPLWNAKYVDHVQLTVAEEEGVGLRAGYYEEAGALRDIVQNHILQVLAMIAMEPPWSLDSENVRDAKLDVLRCLRPLTAGDVDKQVVRAQYGPGYHHGEEVPGYRREEGVRRDSTTETYVALKVFIDNWRWAGVPFYIRTGKRMPKRVSEAAIYFKPVPEILFNTNRDAPLEPNVLTLRIQPDEGFSLRLSSKLPGPKVRIYPVKMDFHYGATFGDSSPEAYERLLLDVMAGDATLFMRRDAVEAAWAWMMGILDAWDAGRTRYLPEYPTGEWGPVEADRLIKADGRKWRTL